A genome region from Halichondria panicea chromosome 15, odHalPani1.1, whole genome shotgun sequence includes the following:
- the LOC135348410 gene encoding poly [ADP-ribose] polymerase 1-like isoform X5: MVAILIDNFPANLVLPTLPSFHKLDPQRLDVRRIQLEGYLKTITSEEFLSDHLHVLGQVILFLSEGEYERQSTELKRMVNTLLNPLKRVATLTRGALKSSGQSSSKMSPVTVKKQPSSETPKPPGEESFGASKPAAKKHFELLYQDKTGNSWGTSKESFVKRPSKFYPLEIDYGGDEDTGQQLGIAPGSKSTLAPEIQDLIRMIFDVESMKKAMLEFEIDIKKMPLGKLSRRQIESAYSVLSELQREIVGTQNPSKILDCTNRFYTLVPHDFGMTKPPPLNSEEVIKIKTQMLDNLLEIEVAYSLLKQEDGVSGGKDPLDLHYEQLKMSLLFPANKPVDFFLQVLPKGSDEFSMLQEYVSNTHAVTHSQYSLEVLEVFKVDREGEGKKYKPFSKLHNRQLLWHGSRKTNFVGILSQGLRIAPPEAPVTGYMFGKGVYFADMVSKSADYCSTSRSDNEGLMLLCEVALGDM; this comes from the exons ATGGTTGCAATACTA ATTGATAACTTCCCTGCTAATCTCGTGCTACCCACTCTTCCCTCGTTCCACAAATTGGACCCCCAGCGGTTGGACGTGAGACGAATTCAGCTGGAGGGCTACCTGAAAACTATCACCTCAGAGGAATTCCTATCAGATCACCTCCACGTGTTGGGTCAGGTCATCTTGTTCCTGTCAGAAGGAGAGTACGAACGACAGAGCACCGAGCTAAAGAGAATG GTGAACACTCTCCTCAACCCTCTAAAACGTGTGGCCACGTTGACCCGAGGTGCACTCAAGTCCTCTGGTCAGTCGAGTTCCAAGATGTCTCCAGTGACAGTCAAGAAGCAGCCATCATCAGAGACCCCCAAACCACCAGGAGAAGAG AGTTTTGGAGCCTCCAAACCTGCTGCCAAAAAGCACTTTGAGCTCCTCTACCAAGACAAGACAGGCAATTCATGGGGCACCAGTAAAGAGAGCTTTGTTAAGAGGCCTAGCAAGTTCTACCCCCTGGAGATAGACTATGGTGGTGATGAGGACACTGGGCAACAGCTTGGAATTGCCCCTGGTTCAAAGTCCACACTGGCCCCTGAGATACAAGATCTCATTCGAATGATATTTGATGTGGAGAGCATGAAGAAAGCTATGCTGGAGTTTGAG ATTGATATAAAGAAGATGCCTTTGGGAAAGTTGTCACGGCGACAGATAGAGAGTGCATATTCTGTCCTCTCTGAGCTACAACGAGAGATAGTTGGGACTCAGAATCCGAGCAAAATCCTCGACTGTACTAACAGATTCTACACTCTAGTACCACATGACTTTGGCATGACGAAACCACCCCCACTGAACTCAGAGGAGGTTATAAAGATAAAGACACAAATGTTGGATAATCTACTGGAGATTGAGGTGGCCTACTCGCTACTGAAACAGGAGGATGGTGTGAGTGGAGGGAAGGACCCATTGGACCTGCATTATGAGCAGCTCAAGATGTCACTCCTGTTTCCAGCCAACAAACCTGTCGACTTCTTTTTGCAG GTGCTGCCCAAGGGCTCTGATGAGTTCTCAATGCTGCAGGAGTACGTGTCCAACACTCACGCGGTCACCCACTCTCAGTACTCACTGGAGGTGCTGGAGGTGTTCAAAGTGGACAGAGAAGGAGAGGGGAAGAAATACAAACCATTCTCAAAGCTCCACAACAGACAGCTGCTCTGGCACGGCTCCAGGAAGACCAACTTTGTGGGAATACTATCCCAG GGTCTTCGAATAGCTCCACCAGAGGCGCCTGTGACTGGCTACATGTTTGGGAAGGGGGTGTACTTTGCAGACATGGTCTCCAAGAGTGCCGATTACTGTAGCACCTCTCGCTCTGACAACGAGGGACTCATGCTCCTCTGTGAGGTTGCCCTCGGAGACATGTGA
- the LOC135348410 gene encoding poly [ADP-ribose] polymerase 1-like isoform X4, which yields MVAILIDNFPANLVLPTLPSFHKLDPQRLDVRRIQLEGYLKTITSEEFLSDHLHVLGQVILFLSEGEYERQSTELKRMVNTLLNPLKRVATLTRGALKSSGQSSSKMSPVTVKKQPSSETPKPPGEESFGASKPAAKKHFELLYQDKTGNSWGTSKESFVKRPSKFYPLEIDYGGDEDTGQQLGIAPGSKSTLAPEIQDLIRMIFDVESMKKAMLEFEIDIKKMPLGKLSRRQIESAYSVLSELQREIVGTQNPSKILDCTNRFYTLVPHDFGMTKPPPLNSEEVIKIKTQMLDNLLEIEVAYSLLKQEDGVSGGKDPLDLHYEQLKMSLLFPANKPVDFFLQVLPKGSDEFSMLQEYVSNTHAVTHSQYSLEVLEVFKVDREGEGKKYKPFSKLHNRQLLWHGSRKTNFVGILSQGLRIAPPEAPVTGYMFGKGVYFADMVSKSADYCSTSRSDNEGLMLLCEVALGDMYELTHSKYVDKLPAGKHSTKGLGRTAPTTDGHKTTEEGVVIPMGKGSSTAVDNTSLLYNEFIV from the exons ATGGTTGCAATACTA ATTGATAACTTCCCTGCTAATCTCGTGCTACCCACTCTTCCCTCGTTCCACAAATTGGACCCCCAGCGGTTGGACGTGAGACGAATTCAGCTGGAGGGCTACCTGAAAACTATCACCTCAGAGGAATTCCTATCAGATCACCTCCACGTGTTGGGTCAGGTCATCTTGTTCCTGTCAGAAGGAGAGTACGAACGACAGAGCACCGAGCTAAAGAGAATG GTGAACACTCTCCTCAACCCTCTAAAACGTGTGGCCACGTTGACCCGAGGTGCACTCAAGTCCTCTGGTCAGTCGAGTTCCAAGATGTCTCCAGTGACAGTCAAGAAGCAGCCATCATCAGAGACCCCCAAACCACCAGGAGAAGAG AGTTTTGGAGCCTCCAAACCTGCTGCCAAAAAGCACTTTGAGCTCCTCTACCAAGACAAGACAGGCAATTCATGGGGCACCAGTAAAGAGAGCTTTGTTAAGAGGCCTAGCAAGTTCTACCCCCTGGAGATAGACTATGGTGGTGATGAGGACACTGGGCAACAGCTTGGAATTGCCCCTGGTTCAAAGTCCACACTGGCCCCTGAGATACAAGATCTCATTCGAATGATATTTGATGTGGAGAGCATGAAGAAAGCTATGCTGGAGTTTGAG ATTGATATAAAGAAGATGCCTTTGGGAAAGTTGTCACGGCGACAGATAGAGAGTGCATATTCTGTCCTCTCTGAGCTACAACGAGAGATAGTTGGGACTCAGAATCCGAGCAAAATCCTCGACTGTACTAACAGATTCTACACTCTAGTACCACATGACTTTGGCATGACGAAACCACCCCCACTGAACTCAGAGGAGGTTATAAAGATAAAGACACAAATGTTGGATAATCTACTGGAGATTGAGGTGGCCTACTCGCTACTGAAACAGGAGGATGGTGTGAGTGGAGGGAAGGACCCATTGGACCTGCATTATGAGCAGCTCAAGATGTCACTCCTGTTTCCAGCCAACAAACCTGTCGACTTCTTTTTGCAG GTGCTGCCCAAGGGCTCTGATGAGTTCTCAATGCTGCAGGAGTACGTGTCCAACACTCACGCGGTCACCCACTCTCAGTACTCACTGGAGGTGCTGGAGGTGTTCAAAGTGGACAGAGAAGGAGAGGGGAAGAAATACAAACCATTCTCAAAGCTCCACAACAGACAGCTGCTCTGGCACGGCTCCAGGAAGACCAACTTTGTGGGAATACTATCCCAG GGTCTTCGAATAGCTCCACCAGAGGCGCCTGTGACTGGCTACATGTTTGGGAAGGGGGTGTACTTTGCAGACATGGTCTCCAAGAGTGCCGATTACTGTAGCACCTCTCGCTCTGACAACGAGGGACTCATGCTCCTCTGTGAGGTTGCCCTCGGAGACAT gtatgagctgacccactccaaGTATGTAGACAAGCTGCCAGCTGGTAAGCACAGTACCAAGGGTCTGGGTCGGACCGCCCCCACTACTGACGGCCACAAGACCACTGAGGAGGGTGTGGTCATCCCCATGGGCAAGGGCTCCTCCACAGCCGTCGACAATACCTCACTACTCTATAATGA GTTCATTGTATGA
- the LOC135348410 gene encoding poly [ADP-ribose] polymerase 1-like isoform X2, with translation MVAILIDNFPANLVLPTLPSFHKLDPQRLDVRRIQLEGYLKTITSEEFLSDHLHVLGQVILFLSEGEYERQSTELKRMVNTLLNPLKRVATLTRGALKSSGQSSSKMSPVTVKKQPSSETPKPPGEESFGASKPAAKKHFELLYQDKTGNSWGTSKESFVKRPSKFYPLEIDYGGDEDTGQQLGIAPGSKSTLAPEIQDLIRMIFDVESMKKAMLEFEIDIKKMPLGKLSRRQIESAYSVLSELQREIVGTQNPSKILDCTNRFYTLVPHDFGMTKPPPLNSEEVIKIKTQMLDNLLEIEVAYSLLKQEDGVSGGKDPLDLHYEQLKMSLLFPANKPVDFFLQVLPKGSDEFSMLQEYVSNTHAVTHSQYSLEVLEVFKVDREGEGKKYKPFSKLHNRQLLWHGSRKTNFVGILSQGLRIAPPEAPVTGYMFGKGVYFADMVSKSADYCSTSRSDNEGLMLLCEVALGDMYELTHSKYVDKLPAGKHSTKGLGRTAPTTDGHKTTEEGVVIPMGKGSSTAVDNTSLLYNEYPIHCSLYDVSQIRIKYLLKMNFKYKW, from the exons ATGGTTGCAATACTA ATTGATAACTTCCCTGCTAATCTCGTGCTACCCACTCTTCCCTCGTTCCACAAATTGGACCCCCAGCGGTTGGACGTGAGACGAATTCAGCTGGAGGGCTACCTGAAAACTATCACCTCAGAGGAATTCCTATCAGATCACCTCCACGTGTTGGGTCAGGTCATCTTGTTCCTGTCAGAAGGAGAGTACGAACGACAGAGCACCGAGCTAAAGAGAATG GTGAACACTCTCCTCAACCCTCTAAAACGTGTGGCCACGTTGACCCGAGGTGCACTCAAGTCCTCTGGTCAGTCGAGTTCCAAGATGTCTCCAGTGACAGTCAAGAAGCAGCCATCATCAGAGACCCCCAAACCACCAGGAGAAGAG AGTTTTGGAGCCTCCAAACCTGCTGCCAAAAAGCACTTTGAGCTCCTCTACCAAGACAAGACAGGCAATTCATGGGGCACCAGTAAAGAGAGCTTTGTTAAGAGGCCTAGCAAGTTCTACCCCCTGGAGATAGACTATGGTGGTGATGAGGACACTGGGCAACAGCTTGGAATTGCCCCTGGTTCAAAGTCCACACTGGCCCCTGAGATACAAGATCTCATTCGAATGATATTTGATGTGGAGAGCATGAAGAAAGCTATGCTGGAGTTTGAG ATTGATATAAAGAAGATGCCTTTGGGAAAGTTGTCACGGCGACAGATAGAGAGTGCATATTCTGTCCTCTCTGAGCTACAACGAGAGATAGTTGGGACTCAGAATCCGAGCAAAATCCTCGACTGTACTAACAGATTCTACACTCTAGTACCACATGACTTTGGCATGACGAAACCACCCCCACTGAACTCAGAGGAGGTTATAAAGATAAAGACACAAATGTTGGATAATCTACTGGAGATTGAGGTGGCCTACTCGCTACTGAAACAGGAGGATGGTGTGAGTGGAGGGAAGGACCCATTGGACCTGCATTATGAGCAGCTCAAGATGTCACTCCTGTTTCCAGCCAACAAACCTGTCGACTTCTTTTTGCAG GTGCTGCCCAAGGGCTCTGATGAGTTCTCAATGCTGCAGGAGTACGTGTCCAACACTCACGCGGTCACCCACTCTCAGTACTCACTGGAGGTGCTGGAGGTGTTCAAAGTGGACAGAGAAGGAGAGGGGAAGAAATACAAACCATTCTCAAAGCTCCACAACAGACAGCTGCTCTGGCACGGCTCCAGGAAGACCAACTTTGTGGGAATACTATCCCAG GGTCTTCGAATAGCTCCACCAGAGGCGCCTGTGACTGGCTACATGTTTGGGAAGGGGGTGTACTTTGCAGACATGGTCTCCAAGAGTGCCGATTACTGTAGCACCTCTCGCTCTGACAACGAGGGACTCATGCTCCTCTGTGAGGTTGCCCTCGGAGACAT gtatgagctgacccactccaaGTATGTAGACAAGCTGCCAGCTGGTAAGCACAGTACCAAGGGTCTGGGTCGGACCGCCCCCACTACTGACGGCCACAAGACCACTGAGGAGGGTGTGGTCATCCCCATGGGCAAGGGCTCCTCCACAGCCGTCGACAATACCTCACTACTCTATAATGAGTATCCTATTcatt GTTCATTGTATGATGTGAGCCAGATAAGAATCAAGTACCTGCTCAAAATGAACTTCAAGTACAAGTGGTAG
- the LOC135348410 gene encoding poly [ADP-ribose] polymerase 1-like isoform X3 translates to MVAILIDNFPANLVLPTLPSFHKLDPQRLDVRRIQLEGYLKTITSEEFLSDHLHVLGQVILFLSEGEYERQSTELKRMVNTLLNPLKRVATLTRGALKSSGQSSSKMSPVTVKKQPSSETPKPPGEESFGASKPAAKKHFELLYQDKTGNSWGTSKESFVKRPSKFYPLEIDYGGDEDTGQQLGIAPGSKSTLAPEIQDLIRMIFDVESMKKAMLEFEIDIKKMPLGKLSRRQIESAYSVLSELQREIVGTQNPSKILDCTNRFYTLVPHDFGMTKPPPLNSEEVIKIKTQMLDNLLEIEVAYSLLKQEDGVSGGKDPLDLHYEQLKMSLLFPANKPVDFFLQVLPKGSDEFSMLQEYVSNTHAVTHSQYSLEVLEVFKVDREGEGKKYKPFSKLHNRQLLWHGSRKTNFVGILSQGLRIAPPEAPVTGYMFGKGVYFADMVSKSADYCSTSRSDNEGLMLLCEVALGDMYELTHSKYVDKLPAGKHSTKGLGRTAPTTDGHKTTEEGVVIPMGKGSSTAVDNTSLLYNEYPIHCQFIV, encoded by the exons ATGGTTGCAATACTA ATTGATAACTTCCCTGCTAATCTCGTGCTACCCACTCTTCCCTCGTTCCACAAATTGGACCCCCAGCGGTTGGACGTGAGACGAATTCAGCTGGAGGGCTACCTGAAAACTATCACCTCAGAGGAATTCCTATCAGATCACCTCCACGTGTTGGGTCAGGTCATCTTGTTCCTGTCAGAAGGAGAGTACGAACGACAGAGCACCGAGCTAAAGAGAATG GTGAACACTCTCCTCAACCCTCTAAAACGTGTGGCCACGTTGACCCGAGGTGCACTCAAGTCCTCTGGTCAGTCGAGTTCCAAGATGTCTCCAGTGACAGTCAAGAAGCAGCCATCATCAGAGACCCCCAAACCACCAGGAGAAGAG AGTTTTGGAGCCTCCAAACCTGCTGCCAAAAAGCACTTTGAGCTCCTCTACCAAGACAAGACAGGCAATTCATGGGGCACCAGTAAAGAGAGCTTTGTTAAGAGGCCTAGCAAGTTCTACCCCCTGGAGATAGACTATGGTGGTGATGAGGACACTGGGCAACAGCTTGGAATTGCCCCTGGTTCAAAGTCCACACTGGCCCCTGAGATACAAGATCTCATTCGAATGATATTTGATGTGGAGAGCATGAAGAAAGCTATGCTGGAGTTTGAG ATTGATATAAAGAAGATGCCTTTGGGAAAGTTGTCACGGCGACAGATAGAGAGTGCATATTCTGTCCTCTCTGAGCTACAACGAGAGATAGTTGGGACTCAGAATCCGAGCAAAATCCTCGACTGTACTAACAGATTCTACACTCTAGTACCACATGACTTTGGCATGACGAAACCACCCCCACTGAACTCAGAGGAGGTTATAAAGATAAAGACACAAATGTTGGATAATCTACTGGAGATTGAGGTGGCCTACTCGCTACTGAAACAGGAGGATGGTGTGAGTGGAGGGAAGGACCCATTGGACCTGCATTATGAGCAGCTCAAGATGTCACTCCTGTTTCCAGCCAACAAACCTGTCGACTTCTTTTTGCAG GTGCTGCCCAAGGGCTCTGATGAGTTCTCAATGCTGCAGGAGTACGTGTCCAACACTCACGCGGTCACCCACTCTCAGTACTCACTGGAGGTGCTGGAGGTGTTCAAAGTGGACAGAGAAGGAGAGGGGAAGAAATACAAACCATTCTCAAAGCTCCACAACAGACAGCTGCTCTGGCACGGCTCCAGGAAGACCAACTTTGTGGGAATACTATCCCAG GGTCTTCGAATAGCTCCACCAGAGGCGCCTGTGACTGGCTACATGTTTGGGAAGGGGGTGTACTTTGCAGACATGGTCTCCAAGAGTGCCGATTACTGTAGCACCTCTCGCTCTGACAACGAGGGACTCATGCTCCTCTGTGAGGTTGCCCTCGGAGACAT gtatgagctgacccactccaaGTATGTAGACAAGCTGCCAGCTGGTAAGCACAGTACCAAGGGTCTGGGTCGGACCGCCCCCACTACTGACGGCCACAAGACCACTGAGGAGGGTGTGGTCATCCCCATGGGCAAGGGCTCCTCCACAGCCGTCGACAATACCTCACTACTCTATAATGAGTATCCTATTcattgtca GTTCATTGTATGA
- the LOC135348410 gene encoding poly [ADP-ribose] polymerase 1-like isoform X1: MVAILIDNFPANLVLPTLPSFHKLDPQRLDVRRIQLEGYLKTITSEEFLSDHLHVLGQVILFLSEGEYERQSTELKRMVNTLLNPLKRVATLTRGALKSSGQSSSKMSPVTVKKQPSSETPKPPGEESFGASKPAAKKHFELLYQDKTGNSWGTSKESFVKRPSKFYPLEIDYGGDEDTGQQLGIAPGSKSTLAPEIQDLIRMIFDVESMKKAMLEFEIDIKKMPLGKLSRRQIESAYSVLSELQREIVGTQNPSKILDCTNRFYTLVPHDFGMTKPPPLNSEEVIKIKTQMLDNLLEIEVAYSLLKQEDGVSGGKDPLDLHYEQLKMSLLFPANKPVDFFLQVLPKGSDEFSMLQEYVSNTHAVTHSQYSLEVLEVFKVDREGEGKKYKPFSKLHNRQLLWHGSRKTNFVGILSQGLRIAPPEAPVTGYMFGKGVYFADMVSKSADYCSTSRSDNEGLMLLCEVALGDMYELTHSKYVDKLPAGKHSTKGLGRTAPTTDGHKTTEEGVVIPMGKGSSTAVDNTSLLYNEYPIHCQCVCGCVCVLCGCVCCVCVCVCVCVLCCVGVCVV, from the exons ATGGTTGCAATACTA ATTGATAACTTCCCTGCTAATCTCGTGCTACCCACTCTTCCCTCGTTCCACAAATTGGACCCCCAGCGGTTGGACGTGAGACGAATTCAGCTGGAGGGCTACCTGAAAACTATCACCTCAGAGGAATTCCTATCAGATCACCTCCACGTGTTGGGTCAGGTCATCTTGTTCCTGTCAGAAGGAGAGTACGAACGACAGAGCACCGAGCTAAAGAGAATG GTGAACACTCTCCTCAACCCTCTAAAACGTGTGGCCACGTTGACCCGAGGTGCACTCAAGTCCTCTGGTCAGTCGAGTTCCAAGATGTCTCCAGTGACAGTCAAGAAGCAGCCATCATCAGAGACCCCCAAACCACCAGGAGAAGAG AGTTTTGGAGCCTCCAAACCTGCTGCCAAAAAGCACTTTGAGCTCCTCTACCAAGACAAGACAGGCAATTCATGGGGCACCAGTAAAGAGAGCTTTGTTAAGAGGCCTAGCAAGTTCTACCCCCTGGAGATAGACTATGGTGGTGATGAGGACACTGGGCAACAGCTTGGAATTGCCCCTGGTTCAAAGTCCACACTGGCCCCTGAGATACAAGATCTCATTCGAATGATATTTGATGTGGAGAGCATGAAGAAAGCTATGCTGGAGTTTGAG ATTGATATAAAGAAGATGCCTTTGGGAAAGTTGTCACGGCGACAGATAGAGAGTGCATATTCTGTCCTCTCTGAGCTACAACGAGAGATAGTTGGGACTCAGAATCCGAGCAAAATCCTCGACTGTACTAACAGATTCTACACTCTAGTACCACATGACTTTGGCATGACGAAACCACCCCCACTGAACTCAGAGGAGGTTATAAAGATAAAGACACAAATGTTGGATAATCTACTGGAGATTGAGGTGGCCTACTCGCTACTGAAACAGGAGGATGGTGTGAGTGGAGGGAAGGACCCATTGGACCTGCATTATGAGCAGCTCAAGATGTCACTCCTGTTTCCAGCCAACAAACCTGTCGACTTCTTTTTGCAG GTGCTGCCCAAGGGCTCTGATGAGTTCTCAATGCTGCAGGAGTACGTGTCCAACACTCACGCGGTCACCCACTCTCAGTACTCACTGGAGGTGCTGGAGGTGTTCAAAGTGGACAGAGAAGGAGAGGGGAAGAAATACAAACCATTCTCAAAGCTCCACAACAGACAGCTGCTCTGGCACGGCTCCAGGAAGACCAACTTTGTGGGAATACTATCCCAG GGTCTTCGAATAGCTCCACCAGAGGCGCCTGTGACTGGCTACATGTTTGGGAAGGGGGTGTACTTTGCAGACATGGTCTCCAAGAGTGCCGATTACTGTAGCACCTCTCGCTCTGACAACGAGGGACTCATGCTCCTCTGTGAGGTTGCCCTCGGAGACAT gtatgagctgacccactccaaGTATGTAGACAAGCTGCCAGCTGGTAAGCACAGTACCAAGGGTCTGGGTCGGACCGCCCCCACTACTGACGGCCACAAGACCACTGAGGAGGGTGTGGTCATCCCCATGGGCAAGGGCTCCTCCACAGCCGTCGACAATACCTCACTACTCTATAATGAGTATCCTATTcattgtcagtgtgtgtgtgggtgtgtgtgtgtgttgtgtgggtgtgtgtgttgtgtgtgtgtgtgtgtgtgtgtgtgtgtgttgtgttgtgtgggtgtgtgtgttgtgtag
- the LOC135348414 gene encoding ankyrin repeat domain-containing protein 29-like, translated as MYMYNHRGVQLNMAEQSLLHLACKNGHYQTVETLLNHEYDVNETDDEGFTPLMLACLYGHTDIAILLLSRGAQVNMQANNGGSALMLASQTGHSDVVKILIEKGAQVNMQANGGFSALMGASQNGHRDVVKVLIEKGAQVNMQKNDEWCALMLASQNGHSDVVKILIENGAQVNMQKNNGGSALMLASQTGHSDVVKILIEKGAQVNMQDNNVWSALMIASYKGHNDVVKV; from the coding sequence atgtacatgtacaaccacAGAGGTGTGCAATTAAATATGGCAGAACAAAGTCTTCTGCATCTTGCTTGTAAGAATGGTCACTATCAGACTGTGGAAACTCTCCTGAACCATGAATACGATGTGAACGAAACAGATGATGAAGGATTCACTCCTCTCATGTTGGCATGTTTATATGGCCACACTGACATTGCAATACTGCTGCTGAGTAGAggagcacaagtgaacatgcaagCGAATAATGGGGGGTCTGCTCTGATGCTAGCAAGTCAAACTGGACATAGCGATGTCGTTAAAAtattgatagaaaaaggagcacaagtgaacatgcaagCGAATGGTGGGTTCTCTGCTCTGATGGGAGCAAGTCAAAATGGACATAGAGATGTCGTCAAAgtattgatagaaaaaggagcacaagtgaacatgcaaaaGAATGATGAATGGTGTGCTCTGATGCTAGCAAGTCAAAATGGACATAGCGATGTCGTTAAAATATTGATAGAAAACggagcacaagtgaacatgcaaaaAAATAATGGGGGGTCTGCTCTGATGCTAGCAAGTCAAACTGGACATAGCGATGTCGTTAAAAtattgatagaaaaaggagcacaagtgaacatgcaagATAATAATGTGTGGTCTGCTCTGATGATAGCAAGTTATAAGGGACATAACGATGTCGTCAAAGTAtga